CATTATTTTTTAAAAATTCTCCCATTTTACTACTTACAAAAATTTTTAATTTCTTTGTATTTAAAGCTTCTCTTCCTAACATCATAAGTCCTGTATAATGTCCAATATGAGCATGAGTAAGAATTATTCCCTCTAACTTCTCCCCTTTTTCAATATCTATCAATTTTCTATATTGCTTTGAAAATTCTGGAGTTGCTTCAATCATAAATTTTTTTCCTGTTTTTTCATTAATTATCCCTAAAGAAACTGGATATTCTTCTTTTCTCTCTCCTCTATATATTTCACTACAAATTTTGCAATTGCACCCTAGTTGAGGTATTCCTGCATCTTGTGCTATACCTAAAAATTTTATTTTTACCCTCATCTTCTTTCCCACCTTTTTATAAAAAATTTAATAAAAAAGAGCTGAAGAAATCAATAATTTACAACAGCTCTAAAATATTACCCTATACTTCCATATACTAATCCTAAAACTATTATTGCTGCTGTTCCTGGAATAAATATATATCTTCCAAGCCATAAAATTAAAGCTCCTGCTTTAACTGAACTCCCCTTGTTTATCTCATCAATTACCCTTTGTTTATCTACATAGTAGAAATAAACTCCTAAACCTATTACTGCTCCTAATGGAATTAAAATAATTGACACAAAATCAGCAAATTTACCAAACCAATTCATATTTAAATCTAAAAATAATCCTATTATACATGCTACACTTCCCACTATTATCGCTGCTTTTATTCTACTTATTTTATATCTATCCATTATAGCCTCAACTGGCACTTCAAGCTGATTAATAGCTGATGATAAAGCTGCAAATATTACACTAAGGAAGAATAATCCCCCTAATATTTGCCCACCAGGAATATTTGAGAATATTGCAGGTATTGTTATAAATAATAGTGCTGGTCCTGATCCTGCATCAAGTCCAAATGAAAACGCTGCTGGAATAATTATAAACCCTGCCATTAGAGCTGCAGTCGTATCTAAAAAACAAGTTTGAACTACACTTGCTGGAATCTCTACATCATCACCTAAATAGCTTCCATATACTAAAAGAGCTGATCCACTTAATCCCACTGTAAAAAATGCTTGTCCTAGAGCCATTATCCATGTCATTGGATCCTCTAACATGCTCCATTTAGGTTGAAGTAAAAATTTAACTCCATCTATTGCATTTGGAAGAGTTAAAGATCTAACCATCAATCCTAAAAACAGTACAAACATCAATGGCATTATTATTTTATTAAGTTTTTCTATCCCCTTTACCACTCCAAAAGATATTACTACTACACTTAATACAACCCCTAAAATATGCCATGGAATTGAGGCTGCTTGTCCTGCTATACTTCCAAAATATGCTCCATATTCAACACCATTAATAGCTCCTGTTAAATAAGAGAAAAAGTATCTTATAACCCAACCAAAAACTATAACATAAAAAGTAAATACTCCTGCTAC
The Fusobacterium varium genome window above contains:
- a CDS encoding sodium-dependent transporter; the encoded protein is MGEKRESFTNKIGFMLSCVGAAIGLGNIWLFSWKLGKYGGAAFLIPYFIFVALFAVVGLVGEISFGRMMKRGIFGLSEILKDINIPCKNLLPIIPIISVAGVFTFYVIVFGWVIRYFFSYLTGAINGVEYGAYFGSIAGQAASIPWHILGVVLSVVVISFGVVKGIEKLNKIIMPLMFVLFLGLMVRSLTLPNAIDGVKFLLQPKWSMLEDPMTWIMALGQAFFTVGLSGSALLVYGSYLGDDVEIPASVVQTCFLDTTAALMAGFIIIPAAFSFGLDAGSGPALLFITIPAIFSNIPGGQILGGLFFLSVIFAALSSAINQLEVPVEAIMDRYKISRIKAAIIVGSVACIIGLFLDLNMNWFGKFADFVSIILIPLGAVIGLGVYFYYVDKQRVIDEINKGSSVKAGALILWLGRYIFIPGTAAIIVLGLVYGSIG